In Amycolatopsis sp. EV170708-02-1, the following are encoded in one genomic region:
- a CDS encoding sensor histidine kinase: MAGVLAAGIGMGVVATTLKIADGGHTVLDTTLSSATGFLFLLAGAVAHVRRASNPIGLLIALVGLALFTEDLQFADEPLTHTAGLALAAASSPVIAHLVLAFPRGRLRSRGERVLAISAYAVVFGSAVLGLLVNDDPRNLAAVAASPEAEHLVKRLLELVGALIGGGIVVVLLYRWLTGRLPQRRLLSPVLAIAVVGAVSTTIGSALGSGHPLSEPLLDVYRISFCLWPLTFLIGVLRARVGNAEMIRLLLERDGSGLAALVQDDEVWKDSRSIDALNAAAGLVLDNQRLAAELEERLVEVQASRARIVAAADDERRRVERDLHDGAQQRLVSVVLLLRMAERRLGDDLTPAVSTLLRSTIDELQATVTELRELARGLRPPILTEAGLIPAVRSLLDRVPIAVELAGADVPRLSGAVEATAYFVVSEAVTNALKHARAEQVRVCIRVEEDGLRVDVHDDGTGTADIGGGSGLHGLRDRVRALGGELTVASEPGSGTTVSAVIPLDG; the protein is encoded by the coding sequence ATGGCGGGCGTGCTGGCCGCCGGGATCGGCATGGGCGTCGTCGCGACGACCCTCAAGATCGCCGACGGCGGGCACACCGTGCTCGACACCACCCTGTCGTCCGCGACGGGGTTCCTCTTCCTCCTCGCCGGCGCCGTCGCGCACGTCCGCCGCGCCTCGAACCCCATCGGCCTGCTCATCGCCCTGGTCGGGCTCGCGTTGTTCACCGAGGATCTCCAATTCGCCGACGAGCCGCTCACCCACACCGCCGGCTTGGCGCTGGCGGCCGCGTCCAGCCCGGTGATCGCGCATCTCGTGCTCGCCTTCCCCCGCGGAAGGCTCCGATCGCGCGGGGAGCGGGTGCTCGCGATCTCCGCGTACGCCGTGGTCTTCGGGTCGGCCGTCCTCGGCCTGCTGGTCAACGACGATCCGCGGAACCTCGCCGCGGTCGCCGCCTCACCGGAGGCCGAGCACCTGGTCAAACGGCTGCTGGAGCTCGTCGGCGCGCTGATCGGCGGCGGGATCGTGGTGGTGCTGCTCTACCGCTGGCTCACCGGGCGGCTCCCGCAGCGGCGGCTGCTCTCCCCCGTCCTCGCGATCGCCGTGGTCGGCGCGGTGAGCACCACGATCGGCAGCGCGCTCGGCTCCGGGCATCCGTTGTCCGAACCGCTGCTGGACGTCTACCGGATCTCGTTCTGCCTGTGGCCGCTGACCTTCCTGATCGGGGTGCTGCGGGCGCGGGTCGGCAACGCGGAGATGATCCGGCTCCTGCTGGAACGCGACGGCTCCGGGCTGGCGGCGCTCGTGCAGGACGACGAGGTGTGGAAGGACAGCCGGTCGATCGACGCGCTCAACGCCGCGGCCGGGCTGGTACTGGACAACCAGCGGCTGGCCGCGGAACTGGAGGAGCGGCTCGTCGAGGTCCAGGCCTCCCGCGCCCGTATCGTCGCCGCCGCCGACGACGAGCGGCGGCGGGTCGAGCGGGACTTGCACGATGGCGCGCAGCAACGCCTGGTCAGTGTCGTACTGCTGCTGCGGATGGCGGAACGGCGGCTCGGGGACGACCTCACCCCCGCCGTCTCGACCCTGCTGAGGAGCACGATCGACGAACTGCAGGCCACCGTCACCGAACTGCGCGAACTCGCGCGCGGGCTGCGGCCGCCGATCCTCACCGAGGCCGGGCTGATCCCCGCCGTCCGGTCGCTGCTGGACCGGGTCCCGATCGCCGTCGAGCTCGCGGGGGCGGACGTGCCGCGGCTCAGCGGCGCGGTCGAGGCGACGGCGTACTTCGTCGTCTCCGAAGCGGTCACCAACGCCTTGAAACACGCGCGGGCCGAGCAGGTCCGGGTGTGCATCCGCGTCGAAGAGGACGGCCTGCGGGTGGACGTCCACGACGACGGCACCGGCACGGCCGACATCGGCGGCGGTTCCGGGCTGCACGGCCTTCGCGACCGGGTCCGCGCGCTCGGCGGCGAGCTGACCGTCGCGAGCGAACCCGGCTCGGGCACCACGGTTTCGGCCGTCATCCCGCTGGACGGCTAG
- the folP gene encoding dihydropteroate synthase, giving the protein MNELTFRGRHVARDRALVMAIVNRTPDSFYDKGATFSDPDALAAVARAVEEGADIVDIGGVKAGPGADVDVEEEIRRVVPFVERIRELHPDLVISVDTWRHEVGRRAAEAGADLINDTWAGADPKLAEVAAEFGTGYVCSHTGNAVPRTRPFRVRYPDIVADVVAETTAHAEAVVALGVPREGVLIDPTHDFGKNTWHSLALLRHARELADTGWPVLMALSNKDFVGETLGVELAERVDGTLAATAWAVAEGAKVFRVHEVRRTRQVLEMVASIQGVRPPARAIRGLA; this is encoded by the coding sequence GTGAACGAGCTGACCTTCCGCGGGCGCCACGTCGCCCGGGACCGCGCCCTGGTCATGGCGATCGTCAACCGGACCCCCGATTCGTTCTACGACAAGGGCGCGACCTTCTCGGATCCGGACGCGCTCGCCGCCGTCGCCAGGGCGGTCGAGGAGGGTGCCGACATCGTGGACATCGGCGGGGTCAAGGCGGGCCCCGGCGCGGACGTCGACGTCGAGGAAGAGATCCGACGGGTGGTCCCGTTCGTCGAGCGGATCCGCGAACTGCACCCCGACCTGGTGATCAGCGTCGACACCTGGCGCCACGAGGTGGGCAGGCGCGCCGCGGAGGCAGGCGCGGACCTGATCAACGACACCTGGGCGGGAGCCGATCCGAAACTGGCCGAGGTCGCCGCCGAGTTCGGCACCGGCTACGTCTGCTCGCACACCGGGAACGCCGTCCCGCGCACGCGCCCGTTCCGGGTGCGCTACCCGGACATCGTCGCGGACGTCGTCGCGGAGACGACGGCCCACGCCGAAGCCGTCGTGGCGCTCGGCGTCCCGCGTGAAGGAGTGCTGATCGACCCGACGCACGACTTCGGCAAGAACACGTGGCACAGCCTGGCGCTCCTGCGGCACGCGCGGGAGCTGGCGGACACCGGCTGGCCGGTGCTGATGGCACTGTCCAATAAGGACTTCGTCGGGGAGACGCTCGGCGTGGAGCTCGCGGAGCGGGTCGACGGCACCCTCGCCGCGACCGCCTGGGCGGTGGCCGAAGGCGCGAAGGTGTTCCGGGTACACGAAGTGCGGCGCACCCGGCAGGTGCTGGAGATGGTCGCGTCGATCCAGGGGGTACGGCCGCCCGCGCGCGCGATCCGCGGGCTGGCCTAG
- a CDS encoding helix-turn-helix domain-containing protein — MRETPPPASYTRLELGDTSTIPVGVTVSPHISLVSMLVEVVGGYDRGLPAAWRRQVGSAIPEQGYRAAGALARRGTSVQPDFIVPISPGEDSSAAAQAEMLRELPEADVLKGLEEVFGDRLPAQWRQAADHPRRWVASLADAFTATRLATENLWTKARPLLDREIERIGVASVRGGTDAVLGLLRPHFRFSNGCLLLPDAEPAKYTTRGRKLILVPMLAGSRSVVSNFDEEDAIWIGYPLPGLDGLLDGGKTEPAPGVDGLDLVVGAHRAKLLRHLGKPARMGEIANLLSCAASTATYHCEQLVSAGLIQRHREGQIVLVVRTPRGDALVDLLS, encoded by the coding sequence ATGCGCGAGACGCCGCCCCCGGCTTCTTATACCCGGCTCGAACTCGGTGACACCAGCACGATCCCGGTCGGTGTGACGGTTTCCCCGCACATCTCACTGGTTTCGATGCTCGTCGAGGTCGTCGGCGGGTACGACCGCGGCCTGCCCGCCGCCTGGCGCCGTCAGGTGGGCTCGGCGATCCCCGAGCAGGGGTACCGCGCGGCGGGCGCGCTCGCCCGCCGCGGCACCTCCGTGCAGCCGGACTTCATCGTCCCGATCAGCCCCGGCGAGGACTCTTCCGCCGCCGCGCAGGCGGAGATGCTGCGCGAACTGCCGGAAGCCGACGTACTGAAAGGCCTGGAAGAGGTCTTCGGCGACCGGTTGCCCGCACAGTGGCGGCAGGCCGCCGACCATCCGAGACGCTGGGTCGCCTCGCTCGCGGACGCCTTCACCGCGACCAGGCTGGCGACCGAGAATCTCTGGACCAAGGCCCGTCCCCTGCTCGACCGCGAGATCGAACGGATCGGCGTCGCCTCCGTCCGCGGCGGGACGGACGCGGTGCTCGGCCTGCTGCGGCCCCATTTCCGGTTCAGCAACGGGTGTCTCCTGCTGCCCGACGCCGAACCGGCGAAGTACACCACCCGCGGCCGCAAGCTGATCCTCGTCCCGATGCTCGCGGGCAGCCGCTCGGTGGTGTCCAACTTCGACGAAGAGGACGCCATCTGGATCGGCTACCCGCTGCCGGGGCTCGACGGTCTGCTCGACGGCGGCAAGACCGAACCGGCCCCCGGCGTCGACGGGCTCGACCTGGTGGTCGGCGCCCACCGCGCGAAACTGTTGCGGCATCTGGGAAAACCCGCCCGGATGGGCGAGATCGCGAATCTGCTGTCCTGCGCCGCGAGCACCGCGACCTACCACTGCGAACAGCTCGTTTCGGCGGGTTTGATCCAGCGGCACCGCGAGGGCCAGATCGTCCTCGTGGTCCGGACTCCTCGCGGTGACGCGCTGGTGGACCTGCTGTCCTGA
- a CDS encoding alkaline phosphatase, translating into MGQVNRRAVLLGGAAAVSAAALSSTVPSWANARTLAAAPAIHDPFQLGVASGDPLPDSVVLWTRLAPAPLNPDGFGGMPDASYTVDWELANDQAFASIVQRGTATAARASGHSVHIEPVGLEPGREYFYRFKTSGYISPVGRTRTAPAAGAAVNQLKYCFSSCQHWEEGWYHSYKGMLADNPELVLFLGDYMYEKKSGRAAAERNPRRLAFTEDVTTLAQYRARHAQHKTDADLQNAHAMAPWVVVFDDHEVMNNWNGTTSPATADRKAAGFQAFYENMPIRSTAKPSGSSIRLYRQFTWGNLARFHMLDTRQYRNAQVPDPSGTTGPSCTDMRSTSRSILGTTQEAWLLKALETHPAKWDFLGQQVFFATRDGDGNKATCESPDSWQGYEASRDRIAKGIVDRKVPNPIVLTGDVHRHWAADLRRDYFNHSDPVFGSELVTTSVTSNSDTATDPSSTWLSNNPHIKYCRGKRGYVRVTASQTQMRADFMTVSDTTEYDYSKVILAADRSYVVEAGKPGLQRV; encoded by the coding sequence ATGGGCCAGGTGAATCGGCGTGCGGTACTCCTCGGCGGTGCCGCGGCGGTTTCGGCGGCGGCGTTGTCGTCGACGGTGCCTTCGTGGGCGAACGCGAGAACACTGGCGGCGGCGCCCGCCATCCACGATCCGTTCCAGCTCGGTGTCGCCTCCGGTGACCCGCTGCCGGACAGCGTCGTGCTGTGGACCAGGCTCGCTCCCGCCCCGCTGAACCCCGACGGTTTCGGCGGAATGCCGGACGCTTCGTACACAGTGGACTGGGAACTCGCGAACGACCAGGCGTTCGCCTCGATCGTGCAGCGGGGCACCGCGACCGCGGCCCGCGCCTCCGGGCACAGCGTGCACATCGAACCGGTCGGACTGGAGCCGGGACGTGAATACTTCTACCGGTTCAAGACCAGTGGCTACATTTCGCCCGTCGGCCGGACGAGGACCGCCCCGGCCGCCGGTGCCGCGGTGAATCAGCTGAAGTACTGCTTCTCGTCCTGCCAGCACTGGGAGGAAGGCTGGTACCACTCGTACAAGGGCATGCTCGCCGACAACCCGGAACTGGTGCTGTTCCTCGGCGACTACATGTACGAGAAGAAGTCCGGGCGCGCCGCCGCCGAACGCAACCCGCGCCGGCTCGCCTTCACCGAAGACGTGACGACGCTCGCCCAATACCGCGCCCGGCACGCCCAGCACAAGACCGACGCCGACCTCCAGAACGCGCACGCGATGGCGCCGTGGGTCGTGGTCTTCGACGACCACGAGGTGATGAACAACTGGAACGGCACCACCAGCCCGGCCACGGCCGACCGCAAGGCCGCCGGCTTCCAGGCGTTCTACGAGAACATGCCGATCCGCTCCACGGCCAAGCCGAGCGGCTCGTCGATCCGGCTCTACCGCCAGTTCACGTGGGGGAACCTCGCCCGGTTCCACATGCTCGACACCCGCCAGTACCGCAACGCGCAGGTGCCCGACCCGTCCGGAACGACGGGACCGTCGTGCACCGACATGCGGTCGACGTCTCGCAGCATCCTGGGCACCACACAGGAAGCGTGGCTGCTGAAGGCACTGGAGACGCACCCGGCGAAGTGGGACTTCCTCGGCCAGCAGGTCTTCTTCGCCACCCGTGACGGCGACGGCAACAAGGCGACGTGCGAGAGCCCGGATTCCTGGCAGGGCTACGAGGCCTCGCGCGACCGGATCGCGAAGGGCATCGTGGACCGCAAGGTGCCGAACCCGATCGTGCTGACCGGCGACGTCCACCGGCACTGGGCGGCCGATCTGCGCCGCGACTACTTCAACCACAGCGACCCGGTGTTCGGTTCGGAACTCGTGACGACCTCCGTCACCAGCAACAGCGACACCGCGACCGATCCGTCGTCGACGTGGCTTTCGAACAACCCGCATATCAAGTACTGCCGGGGAAAGCGCGGCTATGTCCGGGTGACGGCGTCGCAAACGCAGATGCGGGCGGACTTCATGACGGTTTCGGACACCACCGAGTACGACTACTCGAAGGTGATCCTAGCCGCGGACCGTTCCTACGTCGTCGAAGCGGGGAAGCCGGGGTTGCAGCGGGTCTAG